In Zea mays cultivar B73 chromosome 7, Zm-B73-REFERENCE-NAM-5.0, whole genome shotgun sequence, the following proteins share a genomic window:
- the LOC103633266 gene encoding chemocyanin, giving the protein MNKIASAGALLAVVAVVAALAATTASAKDYTVGGSDRWDTYVDYGKWTAGKTFMVGDTITFEYMPYHNVLEVTAADYASCNAGSPISTHSGGSTAFKLTATGTRYFICGIPRHCLNGTMHVTITTVPYDSATAAASGPAQAPLQSSSSPPAADAYAPGPAAGHKVALGAAGKSPAGAPSSAPRYQQPAAAVAGLAVAALVALVA; this is encoded by the exons ATGAATAAGATCGCCTCCGCCGGAGCACTGCTGGCCGTGGTAGCGGTGGTTGCGGCGTTGGCCGCGACGACGGCGTCGGCGAAGGACTACACGGTGGGCGGGTCAGACAGGTGGGACACCTACGTCGACTACGGCAAGTGGACCGCCGGCAAGACGTTCATGGTCGGCGACACCATAA CGTTCGAGTACATGCCGTACCACAACGTGCTGGAGGTGACGGCGGCGGACTACGCCAGCTGCAACGCCGGCAGCCCCATCTCCACCCACTCCGGCGGCAGCACCGCCTTCAAGCTCACCGCCACGGGCACCCGCTACTTCATCTGCGGCATCCCGCGCCACTGCCTCAACGGCACCATGCACGTCACGATCACCACCGTTCCCTACGATTCCGCCACCGCCGCGGCAAGCGGCCCCGCGCAGGCTCCGCTCCAGTCATCCTCATCGCCTCCAGCAGCCGACGCCTACGCGCCCGGACCGGCGGCGGGACACAAGGTGGCCCTGGGCGCTGCAGGGAAGTCGCCGGCGGGCGCACCGAGCAGCGCGCCGCGGTATCAGCAGCCCGCGGCCGCGGTGGCTGGGCTGGCGGTGGCCGCTCTGGTGGCCTTGGTCGCCTAA